The genomic interval TTCGGACGGCGACTCGATGCGGAGCGGACGGACGCCGTCGTGAACGCCGCGGTGGACGCGGGGATCACGCTGTTCGACACCGCGGACATCTACCGCGGCGAGCACGGGTTCAGCGAGGAACTGCTCGGCAAGGCGCTCGGTTCCCGCCGCGACGAGGTCGTGATCGCGACCAAGTTCGGTGGTGACCTGGGCGGCGTGAACGGCCCGGACTGGGGTGTCCGCGGCTCCCGCCGGTACATCCGCAAGGCGGTCGAGTCGAGTCTGCAGCGGCTCGGCACGGACTGGATCGATCTCTACCAGCTGCACTTCCCGGACCCGGTGACGCCGATCGAGGAGACCCTGGCGGCGCTGTCCGAACTGGTTGCTGAGGGCAAGGTCCGCTACATCGGCAGCTCGCAGTTCGCCGGCTGGCAGGTGGTCGACGCCGACTGGACCGCCCGGTCCAACGGGCTGGAGCACTTCATCAGCGCCCAGAACCAGTACTCCCTGCTCGAGCGCGACGTCGAGGACGAGCTGGTGCCGGCCTGCGAGCACCTCGGTGTCGGCATCCTGCCGTTCTTCCCGCTGGCCTCCGGTCTGCTCACCGGCAAGTACAAGCGCGATGCGACGGCACCGGACGGCAGCCGCCTCGCGACGCAGCCGGAGCGGTTGGCGCGGGCCGACTTCGACAAGATCGAGGCGCTGGAGACGTTCGCGGCCGAGCGCGACCTGACCATGATCGACGTCGCGATCGGCGGCCTGGCCGCGCAGCCCGCGGTCGCCTCGGTGATCGCCGGCGCCACCAAGCCCGAGCAGATCACCCAGAACGTCGCCGCCGGCTTGTGGGACCCGACCCCCACCGACCTCGCCGCCCTGGACGACCTCACGTGACTGTGTTGAATGCCGCGCTGCCGCGCGGCAGGTCATGGGGCTGTGACTCCCGGCCTTCCCTCGTCGCTCCAGTCGCTTCGCTCCTTCCGCTCCTCAGTCCAGGCCGGGAGGCCCCATGACCTTGATCCTCCTGCCGCCGTCCGAAGGTAAGACCGGGCGGTCTCGGGGGCGTGCCGTCGACTTCTCGACGCTGTCGTTCCCGGAGCTGAACCCGGTCCGCGAGCAGGTGCTCGAGACGCTCGCGAAGGTCTCCGCCTCGGCCGACGCGTTCGACGTACTGGATGTCGGCGCATCGCTGCAGCACGAGGTCGACCGCAACACCCGCTGGCGCACCGAGCCGTCGGTGCCCGTGTCCGAGCTGTACTCCGGCGTCCTGTACGACGCCCTCGGCTACTCGACCCTGTCCGCGGGCAGCAAGCGCCGCGCGGCCAATCGCCTGCTGGTGATCTCGGCCGCCTGGGGCGCACTGCGGCCGGCCGACCGCGTCCCGCCGTACCGGCTCTCGATGGGTACGACGCTGCCGGGCCACGGACCGCTGGCCTCGGTGTGGCGCGATGCTCTGACGGCTGCGCTGGCCGACGTGGACGGCGTCATGGTGGACTGCCGCTCGTCGACGTACGTCGCGGCGTGGCGGCCGACCGGCGACCAGGCGGACAAGTGGGTGTCGGTGAACGTCGTCCGCGAACGCGACGGCGTCCGAACGGTCGTCTCCCACATGGCCAAGCACACGCGCGGTCTGGTCGCCCGGCACCTGCTCGAGTCCGGCAAGGACCCGGGTACGCCGAAGTCGCTGCACAAGCTGATCGCCGAACGCTGGAACGCCGAACTGGACCGCGCATCGTCGGGCTGGACGCTGACCGTGGTCGAACACGACTGACGTTCACTGGACTGTAACTGGTGAGTGGTTTCCTGCAGCGCGTGATCGGGGAAGGCTGAAGGGCAGCAACGTCAGGGGGGATCCGCCCTAACCCTCGGAGGCCTGACCGATGCGACGTTCGATCACTGCTGCCGTCACCGCACTAGCCGCGGCGGCAGCCTGGAGTCTCAGTGCCGGACCGGCGCTGGCGTACCCACCGACCCCGCCGTCGGCCAGCACGGCGGCCACCCAGCTGGCGAGTCTGACCGTGAAGACGGAAGGCTCGACGAGCGGGTACAGCCGGGATCTCTTCCCGCACTGGATCACCCAGTCCGGCAGCTGTGACACCCGTGAGGAAGTACTGAAGCGCGACGGGACCGGAGTCACCGTCGACAGCAGCTGCAAGCCGACAGCCGGCCGCTGGTACAGCGTGTACGACGCCACCTACGTGGAAACGTCGTCCGGTGTGGACATCGACCACATCGTGCCGCTTGCCGAGGCGTGGAAGTCCGGAGCGAACACCTGGACGACCGCACGCCGTCAGGAGTTCGCCAACAACCTCACCATTGCGCAGCTGATCGCCGTGTCGGCGTCGAGCAACCGGTCGAAGGGTGACCAGGATCCGTCCGAGTGGCAGCCGCCGAACGCGTCGGTGCACTGCATCTACGCGCGCGAGTGGATCTGGGTGAAGTACACCTACGGCCTCTCGCTGCAGTCGGCCGAGAAGACCGCCCTGCAGCAGATGCTCGCGACCTGCTAATCCTCCAGCAGATGGCGGCGCTGGGCGTGAATCCCGGCCTGGAACCGGGTCCGCGCGCCCAGCGTCTCCATCAGCTCGGCCACGCGCCGGCCCACGGTCCGGCTGCTCAACGCGAGTTGCCGCGCGATCGCGTCGTCCTTGAACCCCGCGGCCAGCAGCGTCATCAGACGCGCGTCGGTCGGGTCGGCCTTGGCCGACGGGACCACCGGCACCGCCTGGTCCCACAGCAGCCAGAACATCTCGATCAACGCGTCGAGCAGCGCACACGGATGTACGACGAGCGCGCTGTCGACCAACTGGTCTACCGCCAGCGGGAGCAGAGCGATCTTCCCGTCGAACACGGCCAGCTTCATCGGCACCTGCGGATGCACCCGGGAGGTCTCGCCGGCATCGGCCGCGCTGTACGCCTCGTCGACGCCGCCCGGAATGTCCAGGGAGTCGGGGGAGTAGATGCCGTGGACAACTACTCCGTCACCGAGGAGCCCGCGCACCTTGGGGTCGGAGTCGCCGGGCCGCGATGCGTACGGCGGCCGGTCCAGCACGAGCAGCTGGGTCCGCGTGCCGTTGAGCAGCTGGGAGAAGCGGGCGGCGATCGCTTCCTGACCGACGATCACCTCGACCAGGTTCTCTGGCCGGTGCTGCTCCTGGGCGCGGAGCTCGGTCAGCATGACCCTCGCCTCGGCGCGGACGCGGTCGAGCTCGGCCCGGCGTACGGCGACCAACGCGTCGACCGCGACATCGGGCCGGGTCGGCAGCAGCCGCACCGGATCGTCGGCGGTGGTGCTCAGCAGACCGAGCTTCTCGAGCCGGCCGACCGTCGCGGTGAGGTCCTGCTCGTCGCGGCCGAGCTCCGCGGCCAGCGCGCGGACGTCGCAACCGGGGGTCGACAACAGCGCCCGGTACGCCTCCTCATCAGGCGGCTCCACCCCTACCGACTCCAGCATCCGATCAGGCTATCTCGTCCAATGGACCGTCTCGACCGGTTTGGCGACTTCGCGACATGTCCGGGATCCGTCAGCCCCTGGTCAGGTGCGGAAACCCCCGCGGTGGGGTATGCCTGACGTGCTGGGCGCGCGCGGATCGGACAGGGGACGTCCGGTCAAGCCTCAACGCGCGCGCCCGCCCTCCTCTTGACCCGCAGATAGCTGCGCCAGATCAGCCGCTGCAGCATCAGCGTCACCACACCGGCAACGGTCATCCCGGCGAGGTTGATGCCGAGCTGGGCTGCGGACCCGCCGATCTGATGCGGAGCCCAGAGCGCGATCGACAACGCCAGGTCGCCCGCGGCCGGGACCGTCGTGACCGAGATGAACACGCCGACCAGCGCATTGCCGCGCCCTGCCGTCTGCGACAGCACCCCGGCGCACCCCGCGAGTACGGCGACCACCGCCGACCACCGATCCGGCCGCCAGATGAAGCCGGTCAGCGGCCGCGCCGCCGTCACGTCACCGGCGTCGACCCAGCCGACGGCCCGGGCGAGCAGCGCAGCGACCACGGTCAGCGCGATCGCCAGCACGAAGCCCTTCACCAGCAAGGACGCCGACCGCCGGGTCAACCCGCCCTTGCGGAGGAACAGGCCCACTGCGAGCGCGGCGACCACGCCGAACTCCGGGCCGACCACCATGGCACCGACCACCAGGATCGCCGAGTCGGTGACCACGGCAACCGAGGCGATCATCGTCGCGAGGGTCAGGAACGCGTAGTACACCCACGAGCCGCCGGCCTCGTTGTAGGCCTGGTCGACGACGGCGTCCCAGATGACCGCGTCGTCGGGTGCGCCCGGCGCGGCCTTCTCCGCCGCGTGGGCATTGCGCGACGGCGCCGAGTCGACCGAGGTCAGCGCGACCGCGCCGTCGTCGTACAGGCCCTCGGTTTTCAGAAACGCCAGGATGTCCGAGGTGGCCTCGCGGGTCACGTCGCACTCGATCACATCGCCCTCGGGCCGATGGGCGGCGCCGGGCAGCCGCACGATGCTGGTCACCCGCGGATCGGCGACGAGCGTGTCCAGAATCTGCTCGCTGCGGTCCGGGGGAACGATCAGACGAAGGTGCATCACGGCCCACATGCTCTCAGGCCGCCGGCTGATCGCTGACTCAACGCGCGCCCGCCCTTCTCAGTTGCCTCTCAGCTGCGATCATGGTGTGACGCACTGATGTGAGGGAGGCACGATGAGTGAGAATTCTGCCGCCGCCGCACCGAGCACAGGGGAGCGCCCGGAACTGAAGCGGGTGATGGGACCCGGACTTCTGCTCCTGTTCGTCGTCGGCGACATCCTCGGCACCGGCGTGTACGCGCTGACCGGCAAGGTGGCCGGAGAGGTCGGCGGAGCGGTCTGGCTGCCGTTCCTGTGCGCGTTCGTCGTCGCGATGCTGACCGCGACCAGTTACCTCGAGCTCGTCACGAAGTACCCGAAGGCCGGCGGCGCCGCGGTCTACACGCACAAGGCGTTCGGGATCCACTTCCTCACCTTCCTGCTCACGTTCGCGGTGATGTGCTCCGGCCTGACGTCGGCATCGAGCGCGTCGAAGGCGTTCGCGGCGAACTTCTTCTCCGCCGCGCACATCGACCCCGACCGCGGCTCGGTGCTGATGATCACCGCGCTCGTCTTCATGACGCTGATCGCGCTGGTGAACCTGCGGGGTGTCGGCGAGAGCGTGAAGGCGAACGTCGTGCTCACCTGCGTCGAGCTGAGTGGTCTGCTGATCGTCATCGGGATCGGTGCGTGGGCGCTGATCGGCGGCGACGGCGATCCTTCCCGGCTGACCGACTTCCACGTACCCGACGGTGAGTCGCCGTTCAGCGCCGTGACGGCGGCGACCGCGCTGGCGTTCTTCGCGATGGTCGGGTTCGAGGACTCGGTGAACATGGCCGAGGAGACCAAGGACCCGGTCAAGATCTTCCCGAAGATCATGTTGATCGGCCTGAGCATCACTGGCGTCATCTACGTGCTGGTCGCGATCTCCGCGGTCACGCTGGTCTCTCCCGATGACCTCAACAAGGGCGCGACGCCGTTGCTCAAGGTCGTCCAGGCCGGTGCGCCGGGCTTCCCGCTCGAGCTGTTCGCCTGGATCACGATGTTCGCGGTCGCGAACTCCGCACTGATCAACATGCTGATGGCCAGCCGTCTGCTGTACGGGATGTCGCACGAGCAGGTCCTGCCGGGTCCGCTCGGCCGGGTGCTCCGCAAGCGGCGTACGCCGTATATCGCGATCCTGTTCACCACGCTGCTCGCGTTCGTCCTGATCGGGTACGCCGACCTGGCGGCGCTCGGCGGTACGACGGCGTTCCTGCTGCTGTGTGTGTTCGCGATCGTGAACGTGGCGGTGCTGGTGCTGCGGCGGGACAAGGTCGAGCACAAGCACTTCAACGCGCCGACCGCGCTGCCGGTGCTCGGCGTCGTCCTGTGCGTGTACCTGGCCAGCCCGCTGTCCGGGCGGGCGTCGGCCGACTACAAGATCGCCGGCTGGCTGATGCTGGTCGGCGTCGGGTTGTGGGCGCTCACCTGGCTGCTGAACAAGTACGTGTTCAAGCGGCACGCCGACTTCGATCCGTCGCATCTCGATCCGCAAGGTCCGGTGAACTGACCGGGACGAGCGCGGCGAACAGTACGGTCGCGAGGGCCGCGGCGCCGGTGGCGACGGCGATCCAGCCGAGTGCGGGGTAGCCCGCACCGGCGTCGATCGCCAGGCCGCCGAGCCACGGTCCGAGCGTGATGCCGACGTTGAACGCGGAGAAGTTCGTCGCGGTCGCGAGCCTCGGTGCATCGCCGGCCAGGCTGAACACGCGGGCGTTCAGAGCAGGGTTCGCGGCGAAACCGAAGCCGCCGAGCAACGCGACCACGCCGATCGCCACCGCCGGGACGGACGCGGTGACCGCCAGTGCGCCGGACAGGACGATCAGCCCGGTGATGCTGATGAACAAGGTGTGGAACGGGAGCGCGTCGGCGAACCGGCCGCCGAGGGTGATCCCGATGAACGAGCCAAGACCGTAGAGGGCGAGTACGCCGGGAAGGGCTCCGGATGGCAGGCCTGTGGTCTGGATCAGGAGCGGGGCAAGATAGCTGAAGACGACGAGGATCGTGGCGGTCACCAGGACCGTCGTGCCGAACGCGAGCCAGAGCCGCGCGTTGCGGAGCACCCGGAGCTCGTCGGCGAGCCGCGGCGCGCTCGCTGGGTCGGGCCGGTCGGCCGGCAGGGTGGCGAAGACGCCCGCCATCGCGAGCACGCACATCCCGGCCACGGTCCAGAACGCCGACTGCCAGCCGAAGTGCTGGCCCAGGACCGTTCCGAGCGGGAGGCCGACGATGGTCGCGATCGTGAGGCCGCCGGTGACGATGCTCATCGCCCGCGCGCGACTGTTCGCCGGTACAAGGGCGACCACGGTCACGGCGGCGATCGACCAGAACCCGGAGTAGACGAAGGCGCCGACGATCCGGGTGGCGAGCAGCACGGCGTAGCTCGACGTCAATGCGCCTACGACATGGGTGAGCGCGAAGATCGCCAGGAAGACGAGACCCGCCGTACGCCGGGACCACGTGAGAGTGACGACGGCGAGAACCGGTGCGCCGACGAGCATGCCGAGCGCGAAGGCGGAGATCAGCAGTCCGGCCTGGGGGATCGAGACGTGCAGATCCGTGGAGAGCTCCGGCAGCAGGCCGGCCAGCATGAGCTCGGACGTGCCCTGCGCGAAGATGCTCAGTCCCAGGACATAGACAGCTATCGGCATCGTTCCCCCTCACTCGACGAGTGCCACTCGGAGTATCTCAGAGATCACTGTGCGCTGTCGCCGCGCCTGTCACGGGCTGAGATTTGAGCGAATGCGGCATGGTTGAGACATGAGCTCGCAGACTCCGGCGAAGCGCTCCGGACGGAGTGTGGACACCGCCAGGATCGGCAGTGGGTTGAAGCTGCTCGCCGTCCTGGTCGGGCTGATGTGGCTGAGCGAGGTCATCGACGCGGCGACCAACGGATCGCTCGACCAGTACGGGATCATCTCCCGTGAGCCGCGCGGCCTGATCGGCATCCTGACCGCGCCGTTCCTGCACCTCGGGTTCGGCCATCTGATCTCGAACACGCTGCCGCTGGTGACGCTCGGCGCGATCATCGCGATCAGCGGCGCGGCCCGGTTGTTCGCGGTGACCGCGATCGTGGTGGTGATCGGCGGCTTCGGGACCTGGCTGATCTCACCGCCGAACACGATCACGATCGGAGCGAGCGGTCTGGTCTTCGGCTACGCGTCGTACCTGATCGTGCGAGGGCTGTTCAACCGGCGGCTCGGTCAGGTGCTGGTCGGGATCGTGGTGATCATGGTGTGGGGCAGCGCCCTGCTCGGTGGCCTGCTGCCGCAGGACGGGATCTCCTGGCAGGGGCATCTGTTCGGCGGCATCGCCGGCGTGCTCGCGGCCTGGGTCCTGGCCGACGACAAGCCAGGCGCCAAGCAAGGCGCCAGGCAACGCGCTAAATGAGTGTGCCCGGATCCGTGTTCGATCCACAGACGACCACGACGACCCGCTCGCCGGCCGCCGGCTTGTAAGCCCCCGAGAGCAGGGCCGCGTACGCCGTTGCGCCGCCGTGCTCGGTCGCCAGGTGATGGTCGTGCCACAGCTTCTTGCGAGCGGCAACGATCGAATCGTCTTCGACCAGGACGGACTGCACGTGATGGGCCTGGACCGCGGCGAAGGCAAGGTCGCCGAGCCGGCGCGCTCCGAGCGAGTCCGCCGCGATACCGGCGACGGTTCCATCGGTTGGGGTGCCCGCCTCGAGGGCGCGGTGCATGGTGGACGCCAGAACCGGCTCCACACCGACGACCTGCGCGTTGTCGCCGAGCGCGGTCGCGATGCCGGCGATCAGGCCGCCGCCACCGACGGCGACCAGGACCGTGTCGAACCTGCCGGCCTGCTCCAGGATCTCCAGGCCGACCGTGCCCTGCCCGGCGACGACCTCCGGCTGGTCGTAGGCGTGGACCAGCAGTGCGCCCGACTTGTCCTGCGCCGCGAGCGCCGCCTGGTACGCCTCGGCGTACTCGCTCCCGACCTGTACGACGTCCGCGTCGAGCGTCCGCAGCTTGCCGAGCTTCGCGGCCGGTGTCGTCTCCGGGACGTAGATGCGCGCCGGTACGCCGAGCTCGCGAGCCACGTACGCCGCCGCGAGCCCGTGGTTCCCGCCTGACGCGGCGACGATGCCCTGACCGGTCAGTTCGCCGCTGTCCTTGGCCCCGAGCAGCCGGTTGAATACGCCGCGCGGCTTGAACGAGCCGGTGTGCTGGAGCAGTTCGAGCTTGAACGTGAGGCCGGGCCCGGCCTCGATCACCGGAGTACGACGTACCCGTCCCTGGATCCGCTCTGCTGCTTGCCGCACGTCCTCGAGGCTTACCGTCATGATCCAACCCTGCCACGATGGAGACAGCCGACGGACGGGAGGCCCGGAATGGGCGCGTACGACGAGAGCTACCGGCGGAGCCTGGACGACCCGCACGGGTTCTGGCTGGAGGCGGCCGAGGCGATCTCCTGGACGAGTCCACCGACCCGGGCGCTCGACGCCACCGAGGCGCCGATCTACCGCTGGTACCCCGACGGCGTGCTGAACACGTCGTACAACGCCCTGGACCGGCACGTCGAGGCAGGTGACGGCGATCGGACCGCCCTGATCTACGACTCGCCGGTCACCGGGCAGGGCCGGACCTACACCTACGCCCAGCTGCGGGACTTGGTGGCGACCTTCGCGGGCGCGCTGGCCTCGCTCGGCGTCGGCAAGGGCGATCGCGTCATCGTCTATATGCCGATGGTCCCGGAGGCCGTCGTGGCAATGCTGGCGTGCGCCCGGCTCGGCGCGATCCATTCGGTCGTCTTCGGCGGCTTCGCGCCGCGTGAGCTCGCCGCCCGGATCGACGACGCGACACCGAAGGTGGTCGTGGCCGCGTCGTGCGGGATCGAGCCGACGCGGGTGGTCGAGTACAAGCCGATCATCGACGAGGCGCTGACGATCGCCCAGCACCAGCCCGAGCACACCATCGTCCTTCAGCGTGAGCAGGCGGAGGCCCACCTGGGCTCAACCGATCTCGACTGGACCGAGCTGACGGCGAAGGCCGAGCCGGCCGATCCGGTGCAGGTCGCCGCGACCGACCCGCTCTACATCCTCTACACCTCCGGTACGACGGGAAAGCCGAAGGGCGTCGTCCGCGACAACGGGGGTCATGCCGTCGCGCTCGCGTGGACGATGCGCAACGTCTACGACATCGGACCCGGCGACGTGTGGTGGACCGCATCCGATGTCGGCTGGGTGGTCGGCCACTCGTACATCGTCTACGCGCCGCTCCTGGTCGGCGCGACCACGGTGCTGTACGAGGGCAAGCCGGTCGGGACGCCGGATGCGGGCGCGTTCTGGCGGGTGATCTCCGAGCACGGCGTGAAGGCGCTGTTC from Kribbella sp. NBC_00709 carries:
- a CDS encoding aldo/keto reductase, which translates into the protein MSDMEYRQLGDSGLTVSVVGLGCNNFGRRLDAERTDAVVNAAVDAGITLFDTADIYRGEHGFSEELLGKALGSRRDEVVIATKFGGDLGGVNGPDWGVRGSRRYIRKAVESSLQRLGTDWIDLYQLHFPDPVTPIEETLAALSELVAEGKVRYIGSSQFAGWQVVDADWTARSNGLEHFISAQNQYSLLERDVEDELVPACEHLGVGILPFFPLASGLLTGKYKRDATAPDGSRLATQPERLARADFDKIEALETFAAERDLTMIDVAIGGLAAQPAVASVIAGATKPEQITQNVAAGLWDPTPTDLAALDDLT
- a CDS encoding YaaA family protein, coding for MTLILLPPSEGKTGRSRGRAVDFSTLSFPELNPVREQVLETLAKVSASADAFDVLDVGASLQHEVDRNTRWRTEPSVPVSELYSGVLYDALGYSTLSAGSKRRAANRLLVISAAWGALRPADRVPPYRLSMGTTLPGHGPLASVWRDALTAALADVDGVMVDCRSSTYVAAWRPTGDQADKWVSVNVVRERDGVRTVVSHMAKHTRGLVARHLLESGKDPGTPKSLHKLIAERWNAELDRASSGWTLTVVEHD
- a CDS encoding HNH endonuclease family protein, which codes for MRRSITAAVTALAAAAAWSLSAGPALAYPPTPPSASTAATQLASLTVKTEGSTSGYSRDLFPHWITQSGSCDTREEVLKRDGTGVTVDSSCKPTAGRWYSVYDATYVETSSGVDIDHIVPLAEAWKSGANTWTTARRQEFANNLTIAQLIAVSASSNRSKGDQDPSEWQPPNASVHCIYAREWIWVKYTYGLSLQSAEKTALQQMLATC
- a CDS encoding LuxR C-terminal-related transcriptional regulator gives rise to the protein MLESVGVEPPDEEAYRALLSTPGCDVRALAAELGRDEQDLTATVGRLEKLGLLSTTADDPVRLLPTRPDVAVDALVAVRRAELDRVRAEARVMLTELRAQEQHRPENLVEVIVGQEAIAARFSQLLNGTRTQLLVLDRPPYASRPGDSDPKVRGLLGDGVVVHGIYSPDSLDIPGGVDEAYSAADAGETSRVHPQVPMKLAVFDGKIALLPLAVDQLVDSALVVHPCALLDALIEMFWLLWDQAVPVVPSAKADPTDARLMTLLAAGFKDDAIARQLALSSRTVGRRVAELMETLGARTRFQAGIHAQRRHLLED
- a CDS encoding DUF389 domain-containing protein; the protein is MHLRLIVPPDRSEQILDTLVADPRVTSIVRLPGAAHRPEGDVIECDVTREATSDILAFLKTEGLYDDGAVALTSVDSAPSRNAHAAEKAAPGAPDDAVIWDAVVDQAYNEAGGSWVYYAFLTLATMIASVAVVTDSAILVVGAMVVGPEFGVVAALAVGLFLRKGGLTRRSASLLVKGFVLAIALTVVAALLARAVGWVDAGDVTAARPLTGFIWRPDRWSAVVAVLAGCAGVLSQTAGRGNALVGVFISVTTVPAAGDLALSIALWAPHQIGGSAAQLGINLAGMTVAGVVTLMLQRLIWRSYLRVKRRAGARVEA
- a CDS encoding APC family permease, which gives rise to MSENSAAAAPSTGERPELKRVMGPGLLLLFVVGDILGTGVYALTGKVAGEVGGAVWLPFLCAFVVAMLTATSYLELVTKYPKAGGAAVYTHKAFGIHFLTFLLTFAVMCSGLTSASSASKAFAANFFSAAHIDPDRGSVLMITALVFMTLIALVNLRGVGESVKANVVLTCVELSGLLIVIGIGAWALIGGDGDPSRLTDFHVPDGESPFSAVTAATALAFFAMVGFEDSVNMAEETKDPVKIFPKIMLIGLSITGVIYVLVAISAVTLVSPDDLNKGATPLLKVVQAGAPGFPLELFAWITMFAVANSALINMLMASRLLYGMSHEQVLPGPLGRVLRKRRTPYIAILFTTLLAFVLIGYADLAALGGTTAFLLLCVFAIVNVAVLVLRRDKVEHKHFNAPTALPVLGVVLCVYLASPLSGRASADYKIAGWLMLVGVGLWALTWLLNKYVFKRHADFDPSHLDPQGPVN
- a CDS encoding Cmx/CmrA family chloramphenicol efflux MFS transporter, whose protein sequence is MPIAVYVLGLSIFAQGTSELMLAGLLPELSTDLHVSIPQAGLLISAFALGMLVGAPVLAVVTLTWSRRTAGLVFLAIFALTHVVGALTSSYAVLLATRIVGAFVYSGFWSIAAVTVVALVPANSRARAMSIVTGGLTIATIVGLPLGTVLGQHFGWQSAFWTVAGMCVLAMAGVFATLPADRPDPASAPRLADELRVLRNARLWLAFGTTVLVTATILVVFSYLAPLLIQTTGLPSGALPGVLALYGLGSFIGITLGGRFADALPFHTLFISITGLIVLSGALAVTASVPAVAIGVVALLGGFGFAANPALNARVFSLAGDAPRLATATNFSAFNVGITLGPWLGGLAIDAGAGYPALGWIAVATGAAALATVLFAALVPVSSPDLADRDATDRSRRAA
- a CDS encoding rhomboid family intramembrane serine protease gives rise to the protein MSSQTPAKRSGRSVDTARIGSGLKLLAVLVGLMWLSEVIDAATNGSLDQYGIISREPRGLIGILTAPFLHLGFGHLISNTLPLVTLGAIIAISGAARLFAVTAIVVVIGGFGTWLISPPNTITIGASGLVFGYASYLIVRGLFNRRLGQVLVGIVVIMVWGSALLGGLLPQDGISWQGHLFGGIAGVLAAWVLADDKPGAKQGARQRAK
- a CDS encoding threonine/serine dehydratase, which translates into the protein MTVSLEDVRQAAERIQGRVRRTPVIEAGPGLTFKLELLQHTGSFKPRGVFNRLLGAKDSGELTGQGIVAASGGNHGLAAAYVARELGVPARIYVPETTPAAKLGKLRTLDADVVQVGSEYAEAYQAALAAQDKSGALLVHAYDQPEVVAGQGTVGLEILEQAGRFDTVLVAVGGGGLIAGIATALGDNAQVVGVEPVLASTMHRALEAGTPTDGTVAGIAADSLGARRLGDLAFAAVQAHHVQSVLVEDDSIVAARKKLWHDHHLATEHGGATAYAALLSGAYKPAAGERVVVVVCGSNTDPGTLI
- a CDS encoding acetate--CoA ligase; protein product: MGAYDESYRRSLDDPHGFWLEAAEAISWTSPPTRALDATEAPIYRWYPDGVLNTSYNALDRHVEAGDGDRTALIYDSPVTGQGRTYTYAQLRDLVATFAGALASLGVGKGDRVIVYMPMVPEAVVAMLACARLGAIHSVVFGGFAPRELAARIDDATPKVVVAASCGIEPTRVVEYKPIIDEALTIAQHQPEHTIVLQREQAEAHLGSTDLDWTELTAKAEPADPVQVAATDPLYILYTSGTTGKPKGVVRDNGGHAVALAWTMRNVYDIGPGDVWWTASDVGWVVGHSYIVYAPLLVGATTVLYEGKPVGTPDAGAFWRVISEHGVKALFTAPTAIRAIKKVDPEAAELAKYPMDTFGTLFLAGERLDPETYHWAHEHLGVPVVDHWWQTETGWSIAANPRGLEPLPTKPGSATVPMPGWNVQILDAYGKELLPHEEGAIAIKLPLPPGALPTLWGDDQRYIDSYLKQYDGYYLTGDGGFIDDDGYIFVMGRTDDVINVAGHRLSTGSIEAVVAANAAVAECAVIGVHDPLKGQLPRALVVLKAGASVTEETLRDELVAAVRREIGPVAAFRDVSIVDALPKTRSGKILRRTMRGIADGRDEPVPSTIEDPAVLDALRPVLRAQEG